In the Wyeomyia smithii strain HCP4-BCI-WySm-NY-G18 chromosome 2, ASM2978416v1, whole genome shotgun sequence genome, one interval contains:
- the LOC129723912 gene encoding ATP-dependent DNA helicase PIF1-like, translated as MIGADVLNTIHSRLQEITGNYNDSFGGMSIVFCGDLRQLPPVNARAIYKPCANSMHGAILWQSLDFFPLVRVMRQTNEQFSTILTKIGNGERLVSDEIKLIESRFRTAEWCKQNVTGAIRLFHRNADVERYNSEALSDRDAVDCVADEVYSGYRNASQLASARTKMNKMSVVETGGLGYILRLAVGTPYMITVNVDVEDGIVNGAIGELQYVEHTEDDLQQPITKLWIKFENDSIGKTLRVKSRPHVCSKPGVLQSNWTPISKRSANISLGASIKCKRIQFPVVSANALTVHKSQGGTFSEIVYEYDKGQEQ; from the coding sequence ATGATTGGTGCTGACGTGCTTAATACCATCCACAGCCGCCTCCAGGAAATCACAGGGAATTATAACGATTCGTTCGGAGGAATGTCGATTGTCTTCTGTGGTGACCTGAGGCAACTCCCTCCAGTAAACGCGCGGGCAATTTACAAACCGTGTGCAAATTCAATGCACGGAGCTATACTCTGGCAGTCACTAGACTTCTTCCCGCTGGTGAGAGTCATGCGCCAGACTAATGAGCAGTTCTCCACAATCCTTACCAAGATCGGAAACGGGGAACGGCTGGTCTCGGACGAGATTAAGCTAATTGAAAGTAGATTCCGAACAGCTGAGTGGTGCAAGCAGAATGTAACAGGTGCTATTCGCCTGTTTCATCGTAATGCTGACGTTGAACGCTACAATTCCGAAGCACTAAGCGATCGAGATGCAGTGGACTGTGTGGCTGACGAGGTATACTCTGGATACAGGAACGCTTCGCAGTTGGCCAGCGCACGCACTAAAATGAATAAGATGAGTGTTGTGGAGACTGGGGGTTTGGGATACATATTGCGACTTGCCGTTGGAACGCCATACATGATCACTGTAAATGTTGATGTTGAGGATGGTATCGTAAATGGCGCTATCGGTGAACTACAATATGTGGAGCACACTGAAGACGATCTTCAGCAGCCAATCACCAAGCTTTGgatcaaatttgaaaatgatTCTATAGGGAAGACATTGAGAGTCAAATCGAGGCCTCATGTGTGTTCTAAGCCTGGCGTACTTCAATCTAACTGGACTCCAATCAGCAAGCGATCGGCAAACATTTCGTTAGGCGCCAGCATTAAATGCAAGCGAATTCAATTCCCCGTGGTGAGCGCAAATGCTCTTACTGTACATAAATCTCAAGGTGGCACGTTTTCGGAAATTGTGTACGAATACGACAAGGGGCAAGAACAGTAG